In Malaclemys terrapin pileata isolate rMalTer1 chromosome 14, rMalTer1.hap1, whole genome shotgun sequence, the genomic stretch CAGTGCAGCCAGACCCCGGGAGACACGTGTGTTTGCCCCCAGGACTGCCTGAGCGAGCGCCAGGTGCTGAGCGCCGTTCAGCAGATGCAGAAGCTGCTGTCCATGCAGGAGGCCGCCCAGCTGCAGGGGATGCGCAGCCTCAAGAAGCAGCTCACGGTCCTGCAAAGAAACCTCCACAAGCAGGCCACCGGGCACCACGGTAATGCAAACTATGGTGCACCGGTTGCTGCGCAACGCTGGTGCAAACGCCTCGGGCGGGGCTAggtgctagggttgccaggcgtccagttcTGGACTGGAATGCCTGggcgaaaagggaccctggcggctccagtcagcgctgccgaccgggccgttaaaagtccagttggccgtgctgcagggctaaggcaggctagtccctaccggTCCTGGCTTcgcactgcgccccggaagtggccagcaggtccagctcctaggctggGCGGGAGGAGCCAGAAGGCTCTGCGCACTGTCCCCACCTGGACACCGACTCCAcgctcccattgtccaggaaccacagccaatgggtgctgggggtggtggtgcctgcgggcgagagcggCATGCGGAGCCTCCTATCCTTCCCTcaccccgcctaggagccgggcCTGCTGGCCACTGCCCGGGCAcgggagcctgccttagacccgctGTGCCACTAaccgggagccgcccgaggtaagcctgagcccctgccccagccctgagcccccccccaaacccctcatccctggcaccaccccagagccggcacccccagcccagaactcataccccctcctgcaccccaaccctctgcctcaacccacagccccctcccgcactccaaatccctcggccccaccccccagcccgaccccccctcctgcaccccaaacccctcagccccagagctcgcacccccatttagagccctcaccccctcctgcacccaaccctctgccccagcccagtgaaagtgagtgagggtggggaacagcgagccactgagggagggggaatatagtgagtggggggcaggcttcggggaaggggcggggctagggtgttcggttttgtgcaattaggaaGTTGGCAGCCCGGCGCCCGGCGCTGTCCTGCAGGCATTGGCTCTGTGGGGCTGCCCCGGGCAGGTTGTCTCCAGCACACTCCTGGGGCCTGGGTGTCCCTGGCTCTCCACTGCACTGCCAGCTCCGTCCCGACCGCCTGCTCTGAGGCCTGGGCCGGCCTGGAGGGGCTAGATGGCTCGGGGCTGTGAGCACGTCCTGCCCGTGAGGTGTAGGTAGGTCGACACAGAATTCTCCAGACCAGGGGCGGCTGAGGCCAAAGGGGCCGTGTGAGCTGCAGCCATCACTGGGTTGGATCCTGCCCACCTCTCCATGGGCCAGCCGGCCAGCGCCGCGGGCCCAGATCTACCCGGTGCAGCCGGCGGCAGGGGACGGGCTCTGCTGACCCGGGGCGGGTGGGATCtattggggaaggggcaggagttgGCCTGTGGCCCTGCCCTCTGGGGTGTCTGATCCCGGCTGAAGGGTGCTGATGGGGattgagctggggggggagggctcgcTCCCTCCTAAccccgttcccctcccccccccagacagCTGCCCCCCCCTGACGGCGCCCCTCCATGGCAGGAAGCTGGGCAAGAAGGCGATGGTGGGGCACGAGGCGCATTTCCTGTGCGAGGCCGGCTTCCGGCTGGCGGGCTCCGAGTCGCGCACCTGCCTGCGGGACCGGACGTGGAGCGGCCAGCAGCCCGTCTGCCAGAGCGAGTATTGGCTGGGGGGCGCCAGGGGCGGGCAGAGCCCCACGCCcggagaggggctgaggggccTCCAGGGACTGGGAACGGGACGGAGCCACGGCGAGGGACTGCGGCAGCCATCCTGGGCAGAGCTACCAGCGCCTTTGTTCCAGAACCCACGCCCGCCCcgatccctgccccacacccgcCCCCATCCACCCGATCCCCACACCCCTATCCACCCCGATCCCCACCCACACGCCCGCCCCGCCTCTACCCcaatccccaccctgccccacgcCCCCACACCCGCCCCCATCCACCCGATCCCCACACCCCTATCCACCCCGATCCCCACCCACACGCCTGCCCCGAACTCTGCTCCACACCCCTGTGCGCCCCGAGTTcctgccccgcctctgccccgAGTCTCCACCCCACGCCCCTGTCCGCCCCTATCCCCACCCACACGCCTGCACCCATCCCCGCCACACCTCCGccccgatccctgccccatgcccctaTCCACCCCGGTCCCCACACCCACGCCCGCCCCGAACTCTGCTCCACGCCCCTATCCGTCCCGATCCCCACCCACACGCCTGCACCCatccccgccccgcctccgccccgatccctgccccacacccctatCCACCCAATCCCCATCCACACGCCTGCACccatccctgccccgcctccgccccgatccctgccccatgcccctaTCCACCCCGATCCCCACCCACATGCCCGCCCCAAACTCTGCTCCACGCCCCTGTCCGCCCCGATCCCCTCCCCATGTCCCTATCCACCCCGGTCCCCACACCCACGCCCGCCCCGAACTCTGCTCCACGCCCCTATCCGTCCCGATCCCCACCCACACGCCTGCACccatccctgccccgcctccgccccgatccctgccccatgcccctaTCCACCCCGATCCCCACCCACATGCCCGCCCCAAACTCTGCTCCATGCCCCTGTCCGCCCCGATCTCCACTCCATGCCCCATCCACCCTGCTCCCATGCCTGCCCCGagtccccatcccatgcccctatCCACCCCGATCCCCACCCACATGCCCGCCATgagtcccctccccgccccgcctccaCCATGAGTCCCCGCCCCACCCACCCCGATCCCCACCCACATGcccgcccccatccctgccctgtctccaccccgatccctgccccacacccctatCCACCCCGATCCCCACCCACACATCTGCCCTGATCTCCGCTCCACGCCCCATCCACCCCAATCCCCACCCACATGCCCACCCCGATCTCCgctccacaccccaatccccacccACATGCCTGCCCCgatccccaccccacacccctatCCACCccggtccccacccccaccccaatccccaccCGGCCTCCGCCCCCGTTCCAGGTTCTCGCTAACCAgcgtctctcccctccccacaggtaTCAGCCACTGCGCCAGCAACCCCTGTGCCAACGGCGGGACCTGCGTGGAGGACGTACAGCAGTTCACCTGCTTGTGCCCCAGCAGCTGGTCAGGCAGTAACTGCCAGACCCCCGTCTATTCCTGTGGGTACAGACCAGGCCCCAGCCTCTCGCACCTCTCAActccaggaggggcagcagcagagtggatcagttgtgtgtgtgtgtgtgtgcgcatgtgcacGGCTGTGGTCCAGGGAAGAGGTGTGTGTATGTACGGTGCAGggaagaaggggtgtgtgtgtgtgtgcgcgcgcgcgcacggTACAGGAAAGAGGaaggtgtgtgtgcgtgcgcgcacgGTGtaggggagaggtgtgtgtgtgtgtgtgtgtgtgtccttgagtccccgggcgatgctctgggactgctccagacgaagccagccaggactctgggggagcctcctctctctgagcagactgtctccagggcaagaagcttccacagcttcgaccttcctgggtctgacgtCGGAGCATTCAGCCTCCCCTTCCACACCGTGTGCTTCTCCCagtgagtccgcccaggcggaactcctggggaagccagagggccatgccccccaactctgcagtcagacgtgactctcagccagtgggtaaaacagaaggtttattagtcgacaggaacacagcgtaggacagaacttgttagcacagaaatcagtgactttcagccaagtccatcttggggggaggggagcccagagccagggctctgatcCTTCCCCTGCGTCACAAGCCAGCGGAGACTGACGCGCTGccagccgcctggcccctgccctgcccgttgctcctcctctggcctttgtctcgcTTCCCAGGCCAAGAAtcacctggtcgcatccccctcctgggtctcaggttccAAAGGGGCGGCCACAGCAccgtgcaggcagctggagcagcccccgCAAAAGTCACacccccttattcccaccacctagacattagtgcaatacacagggaaactgaggcaccaacagcattcatgcaaaacagtaagactcacattcaacataacaagggaaaatccccacttcatcacaacaTGGGGCAGGGAAGAAGTGTTTGTGCAGGGAAGAGGTGTGTATATGTTCACACAGTTCAGagaagaaggtgtgtgtgtgtatgtgtgcgcgcgcacggtgcaaggaagaggaggatgtgtctgtgtgtgcatggtacagggaaggggtgtgtgtgtgtgtgtgcgtgtatgttcACACGGTGCAGAGAAGAAGcggtgtgggtgtgggtgcacagagcagggacaagggtgtgtgtgcgcgcacagtGCAGGGAATTGTGTGTGTTGGAGTGGCGTTGGATGTGGTTGTGATGGCGGGTGACCATGGTGCCAGCTAGGGAGGGCCAGGACACGAGCAGACTGGCAGGAGCCAATCGCCATGGGGTTATAGAGGGTCCTTCCagccagttcccccccccccccccccgcagcccaggcctgggctcccaggagagccctgctcccagcagccaTGGCTGTCCCAGTCCATCCGCCCCCGGCTCTGGTGCTGCCCCATGTTCCGGACACGGGGCTCACAGGGCGCTGTGCCATGAGCAGTGAGTGCCGCGGCTCGGTGCCGACAGGCTTGCCCAACCCCCGGCAGGGTGGTGCGGGAGTTGGGAGTGGCCCCCACACAGTGCCCAGAGCTGTGCCACGCCCCGGGCCAGGCTCTGCCTGACGCCGACTGGGGGAACTAAcagctgcctctccctgctgctgcagacTGGGTGACGCTGAGCAACTCGTCCttcagccaccagccccgctgcGCAGACACCCGCCTGGGCTCGCGCCGCTGCGCCTGTGACACCGGCTTCCAGCTGCGGGCCGGCGGCGTGTGCCAAGGTACCATGGCTCCCTCTCCACGCTCTGCCAGCGGGGCTGGGGAGTGTCTAACCCCACCGAGGCCCCCACAGCAGGAGCTCTGCCCTCGCCCCTCCCAACGAGGGAcccacccagcagcagcacctcGGGGCCCAGGGATgtggccagccccagccagggaacCCAAGGGGAGGCTCTTGTGTGGCAcccagggtggggtggaggctggggggTTCCACGGctggggggtggtctgggtgtcACACttcctgaccccgctccccggaaTCTCCCCTGTCTATTCCGCGGCCAGATGTTGACGAGTGCCAGCTCTCCCAGGCCAGCTGGCAGACCCGCCTCTGCGCACACGACTGTGTGAACCTGCCCGGCTCCTACCGCTGTGTCTGCCCCCAGGGCTACCTGCGCCCTGCAGACCAGAACCTGTGCACCGGTGAGCAGCACCTGcgtcgggggaggggagagagacctCACTCCCTGCGGGGTCACCACGGCTTGCAAATgggacccagcccagagcccgcctgCGCACTCAGCTTAGCAGCGTGGCGAGCCTCAAGCCCCTTTGGGTGCCCACGGGCCTGGGCTGGACCCTTCTTTGGCATCATCCCACCCTGGGATCAGCTCTGCCCCTCTGCCTGAGCGCCAGGCTGCTGCCAAAGCCCCTTGGGATACCCAGGCCTAGTGTTACCCATGCCCCCTTGGGACCCAGGCTCCCCTTGCCTTGACACCAGCCTGATCCTGAAGAGGCAAATGTCCCCTggcccccatctctgcccctggAGAAGACACTGGGC encodes the following:
- the LOC128848978 gene encoding fibulin-7-like yields the protein MARGCEHVLPVRYSCPPLTAPLHGRKLGKKAMVGHEAHFLCEAGFRLAGSESRTCLRDRTWSGQQPVCQSEYWLGGARGGQSPTPGEGLRGLQGLGTGRSHGISHCASNPCANGGTCVEDVQQFTCLCPSSWSGSNCQTPVYSYWVTLSNSSFSHQPRCADTRLGSRRCACDTGFQLRAGGVCQDVDECQLSQASWQTRLCAHDCVNLPGSYRCVCPQGYLRPADQNLCTDVDECADNQHNCSRGELCVNVFGGYRCVRPECPKPRLNTSYVKTSVYQCERNPCPVNSRACRLATNSISFHYLPLQSNRTVPRVLFKMSTTHLVGESLRFAITGGRGQGVFAVRRSDRHTGELILTSPVAGPATLEVELEMSKLARKVLLGKHIFRVTVFISRYEF